The following DNA comes from Actinopolyspora halophila DSM 43834.
TCCCCTGCGTGTCCTCCTGGGCCGCGTGCTGCGCGGTAGCGAGGTAGCCCTGCGCCTGCTCCAGCGCGGCGCCGACCGTCTCGTCAGTGGACTGCTTGCGTGCCTGCCCGGCCTGCGTGGCCAGCTCCCGCAGCGGCTGCTCGGCCTGCTGTGCCGCGGCCAGACGCCGCACCACGTCCACTTTGTCCTCAAGCATCTGTTGCGCCGCCGTGGCGGCCTGTTCCACCGGATCGCTGTTGTTCCTGCTCATGATCGTGACGCTAGCAGTCGGCAGTGGCGGCGACAGCGCATCGAGCGCTGTCGCCGCCGTCGAGGACTCTCCCGCCGTCCTCGCGCTCCGCGCCTACTCAACGCGCGTAGAGCCGAGCAAGATATACCGTAAGTCTGACTTACGGGCTCGTGATTCGCCGTTGCGGCTCATGGTCGGGCACAGTAGTGCCCGTCGCTGTCGCTGGGAGGGGTGCAGGTGTCGGTCGAGCCGGAGGGTATGCCACGTCGCCGTCAGCGCGACGGTGTGCCACGGCCGAACAGGATCACGGTGCGGCTCAGCGATACGGAGTGGGAGACGATTGCGGCACGAGCAGCGGTGCAGCAACAGGCCATGTCGGCCTACATCGCCGAGCGCAGTCAAGAGCCGTTGCAGCCGCCGGGTGAGGCCTCCGGTGGTGGTGGTTTGACTCCGGCGCAGTTGCGGGGTTTGACGGCCGAGCTGTACGCGCTCAAACGCATCCTGGACAACGCGGGCAACAACCTCAACCAGCTGACCAAGGCGGCGAACGCGACCGGGGAGGTGCAGGCCGAGGCGTTGCATCACGCTGACCGGATTTCGCGGACGTTGCCGCGGCTGGATGCGTTCGTGTCCAGTCTGCGCAAGTGGGTGGACACGTGATCGCCAAGTCCACCGGGCGTGGTTCCCGGGTGCGCGGGTTGTTGGAATACCTGTGGGGTGAGGGCCGTGCCAACGAGCACGAGAATCCGCGGATCGTGGCCGCCTGGGATGCCACATTCGTACGGGAGCCTGGCGCGACGATGGACGCGTTCGACCGGAAACTGCTGGCCTACGAGATGGAAGGCCCGATGCGCATAGCCGGGATCGAACCCGGCCAACACGTGTATCACGTGCCGGTGAGCCTGCACGTCGACGACGGCCAGCTCTCGGACGAGCAGTGGCGCCAGATGGCCGAACACGCCGCCGAAGAACTGGGCCTGACCGCCGGGCCGAGGCGGTCGCCGGCCCCGTGGTTCGCGATGCGCCACGGCAAGGGTGCCGGCGGCCAGGACCACATGCATTTCGTCGCGGTGGTCTACCGCGAATCCGGGCACAAAGCCTCGGTGCACAACGACGCGTACGTCTGGCAGACGGTGCGGCACGCTGCCGAAGAACGATGGAACCTCACCCGCACCCGTGTGCGTGGTGGCGGGGTGCCCGACCACAAACGCGGCGAACTCGAACGTGCTACCCGAGAGGGCCGAGAGGAGCCGGCGAAAACAATCCTGGCCCGTACGGTGCGCACCGCCGCGACGGCCGCCCGCGACGAGGCCGATTTCGTGGGCCGGGTGCGCCAGTCCGGTGTGCTGATCCGTCCGCGGTGGCAGTCCGGCGGGCAGCAGCACGCGGTGGGCTACTCGGTGGCGCTGCGCCCACCACAGGGTGCGGAGACGGTCTGGTACGGCGGCGGGAAACTCGCCGACGACCTGAGCCTGTCCGCGCTGCGCGCGCAGTGGCCCGAGCCCAGCCAGGATCAGCGTGCCGAGGCGGTGACCGCGTGGCTGCCGGCGTCCCAGCGGCAGGCTCAGCGGCGGCAGTTGCAGGAGCAGGCGTGGCAGGCCGCCGCGGACACCACCACCGAGGTGCGGGCGAGCATGGGCCGGATCGCACCGGAGGACGAGGTCACCTGGTCAGCGGTGACCCGCGACGCGGCCGGCGCGCTGGGGGCACTGGCCGAGCGAGTACCGCCCGAACAGCGCCAGCAGTTGCGGCGTGCCGCGTCCGCGTTGGGCCGCAGCGCGCAGACCGACCGGCGGGGCTATCGCGGCTGTCGCAGCGCGGAATCGTCGCCGCTGGCCGGGGTGGTGCGCACCGCGGCCGACGCGCGCCAAGCCTCCCGGGGCGGGCCGTACGGGGCGGCCACGTTGGTGATGCAGCTGGGCCGGTTGGTGCGCAGCGCCGAGAGTGCCTACCGCTCCTCCGGCCGGGCGGTGCAGGCCGCGCGGGCCGCCTCGGCGGCCGAGGACATGCTGACCTATCTGCAAGCGGTGCGGCCCACACAGGGGGTTCAGCCCGCCCAGAGCCTGCAGCATCAGGTGCAACAGCAGCCGAGGAAGAATCGAGGGGGCGATGACCGAGAGCGCTGACGCCGAGCGGCAGCTGTCACAGACCATGTCCGCGGCGCTGAGTGTGGCGTTGAACGTCGCGGTGCAGGCACATCAGCGGATCGCCGAGCAGGCCCGGAAGGCAGCCTTCGAGCGGGAGGAGTATCAGCGACAGCTGGGCCGGCGGCTGGCCGCCGAGCGGGAGACCGCCGCGGTGGGCTGGTCGCGGGTGGCCGACCGCGAGTGGCTCCGCACCAGGCCGGACGAGGTGGCCGAGGCGTGGGCGTCCGCGGCGGTGTGGGAGCCCTACGATCCGCGCGCGGCCGAGGCGCGGGCCAAGCTCGAGTTCGCCGTCGATGCGGTCTACGGGGCCGAGCATCCGCTGGTGCACACCGCCCGCGAGTCCGGCGATCACGAGGCGCTGGCGCATCTGCTCAACCGCGCGGTCGAGACCGCGCCGGAGCAGCCGGTGCGCTACTACGAGAGCGTGCCCGACGACCAGCGGCGCGAGTGGCTGCAGCAGCAGGTGTGGGGCCCGGACGTTGATGAGCAGACACGGATCGCCCGGTCGGGCGAGCTGGCCGCGGTCGAGCAGGGGCTGCCGGTGGCGGTGCTGCGGGAGATGGACGAGACCACCCGTCAGGCGTGGATCGAGCTCGGCGAACAAACCCCCGAGGAACGGGAGCAGTGGCAGCGCGAGTGGCTGCAGCGTGACCTGTGGGGCCCGGAGGCGCAGCACCTGACCGACGAGGAGCTCCAACACCGGCAGCAGCTGCTGGAGCATCTCGAGAACGGGGAGACCGCGCCGATGACCGGCCCGGCGTGGCAGGCGTGGCTGGACACGTACCAGCAGCAGGCCACCGAGACCGGGCAGGCCGAGCAGACGGTGGCCGCGCCGGAACGAGCCGCGGCCGCGCCGAGCCCGGACGGTGCGGCCGCGGGCCCACGCGCCGAAACCGAGGCCGAGCAGCAGCAGCGCGCGGCCGAGGCGGTCCGGCAGGCCTGGCCCGACCAGGTGGCCGAGCAGGTCACCTCCCGGGACGCGTTCGCCGCGTTGACCCACCGGCTGGTCCAACTCGAGCAGCGCGGTTATCCGATGGACGAGTCACTGGGCATGGTGCCCAACCAGCGGCTGGTCGGCACCGACCAGCGGGGCAACCCGGTGCGCAACCCCGCCGCGCTCGGCGAATGGCACCTGGAGCAGCTGGTGAACACGGTGCCCGACCGGGGCCAGCAGACAGAGGGGCTGGGCCGGCTCGAGCAGTACGTCGCCGCGCACGCCTCGAGCCGGCCCAGCTCGACGACGAACACCAGCGCGAGCTCACCGCCGAGCACGGCCAGCGAGCAGAACGAGCAGCCGGCCCACCGCGGGGCCTACGACACCTCCCCGGATGCTGGGGTGCGTCTGGCCGGGCAGAGCCAGCCCACCCCGGTGGAGACCGCGCTGGGACAGCACCAGCAGCGCGGCGCCGGCGGAACCAGCGCAGGATCGCGGTCGACACACCGGCCGCAGCAGCAGGAACGGGGCCGGTGAGGCGAGCGTGATGGAGGATCCGGTGTTGCGCCGCGGCCGCCAGGGGCTGCCGGTGTATCGCGCGGGGCAGGCACCAGCCGGGCTGGCCACGCGTCGTCAGCTGCGGGCCGCCGGGTTGTCGACAGCCGGGCTGCGGGCGGCCGGGTGGCTGCACTACTCGCCCTGGCACGGGATCTGCGCGCTGTACGAGCAGGCCAGTGCGCGGCCGCGGCGGGAGGTGACCGAGCGGCAACGGGCCGCGCTGGCCGCGGGGCGGCGCCGGGCGCACGAGACCGAGTGCGTCGACTGTGCCGAGAGGCTGCCGTGGCATCCCACGTGGGGGCGGCGTTCCGAGAGGCGCTGCCGGTCCTGCGAGCTCGCCCGGCGGGAACGTCGGCACCAGGCCATGTTGGACCGCGACCGGCAGCGGGCGGCGCAGTGGGCACGCGAGGTGCTGGCGGATGAGCACACCGTGCTGCTGGACTCGGAAACGACCGGGCTGTACGGGCATCTCGTCGAGATCGCCGTCGTGGCGGCCTCCGGCGCGGTGCTGCTGGATAGGCTGGTCCATCCCGGAGAGTCGATCCCGCCCGAGGCCACCGAGATCCACGGCATCGACGACGAGCAGGTGGCCACCGCGCCGGCTTTCGCCGAGCTGGAGGCGCGCCTGGCGGCCGTGCTGCACGGTCGCCGTGTGATCACCTACAACACCACGTTCGATATGGCGGTGTTGGAACGCGAACTCGACCGGTTGTTCCGCGCCACCCGCCCGGGCGAGGTGGTCGATCCGCACGAGCAGCATCCGGCCACGACAAGGTGGATGGACCAGGCCGAGTGGGAATGCGCGATGCGCACCCACGCCCAGTGGTACGGAGCCTGGCACCCGGGCTGGGGCAGCTACACCTGGCAGCCCCTCGGTGGTGACCACCGTGCCCTCGGCGACTGCCGCACCGTACTGACCCGGCTCCACGAGATGGCTGCCGCCTGGTCGCCGGACCCGGCTGGCTGAGCACGTTCCCGCTGTCCTGGCCCGGATCGCTCCGTGCGGTCCGGTGAGAAAGCGACATCGTGAAAGGTCACCTGGGGTGATGGCGAGGTCGGTGTTCGGGCAGCGAATCAAGGAACAGCAGAGCCGGGCTTGGTCCTTGCGCATGCGACGTTGGGGCCCCGCGCTCGCAGAGTGTTTCGACCCTTCACGGGTGGCCGTGGGGGGTCTTTTTGTGTCGTGACCTGGGGAAACCTGATCTCTAGTACTTTTTTACTGAAATGGGTTGCGCCATGTACAAAGTGTCAGTAGTCTATTACTAGATCCGATCAGGGAGGAAGACACGATGACCGAGCAGACCGTCACTCCGATCTGCCTCGACCCCGGCGACAAGGGCGCGCTGGTGGTGCAGCTGTCCCGGGAGCAGGCGATCCAGCCCGTGCAACTGGAGCTGGACTTGCGAAGCGGGGAACTCCGGTTCTCGGTGGGGCCGGAGCCGTCCGATTCGCACGCTCGCCCGATCGTGCAGCGCAACGGTGTAGTGCAGGCGTGGACGGTGCCCGCGCTGACTCCGGAGGCCGGTAACCGGCTGTTGGACGCGGTCACCGCCGACGCGCAAACCGTGCTCGAGCGCAGCCGACTCCACCCGCACGGCAGCGACACGTATGGATACCTCGACGACGCCGCGGTCGAGGCCTCCGCCCGGATCGCGAACGCGTGCGACGAATCCCGATTCGACGAGGATTCGGAGGTGATGGGCGCGATCGACGCGGGGGCGGCGTATGACCAGGTGATCAGCGAGACCGTCGACGAGGTGGGCCTGGTCGCGGGCACCACGAACGACGAGCTCGCCGACATGGCTCGCAAACTGGAAGCCGAGATGCTCGGCGAGAACATCGTGGTGATGGGCACCGAGCAGTGGCTGCGGAGCCAGCGCGAGGAGCTGCGCACCCGGCGCGAGGACGAGCTCGACGAACTCGGCGAGCAGATCGAGGCCGACACGGCCCGGTGGCGAGCGATGGTCCGCGAAATCAACGACTGGCGCAGTCAGGACCACCTCGCCGAGCGGATCGGGAAATCCCAGAAAACCGTCAGCAACATCATCAACGAGGCGCGCACGCAGGACTCTCCGGGCAGGCGGAACCTGGGCAGCCACACCGACGAGTGGTATGTCTTCGGCCGGGCGTACGCGCTGATCAGCAATGCACTCTCCCGGAACGGGGGACAGGAACACGATCCGAACGACGAGAAGTTCGGCTCGGCCCCAACCCGGCACAACTGGATGCTGCTGTACAAGGCGTATGCCGACAAGGGGCGTGAGGCGTGGGGCGAGGAAATCACGCAGCTATACGCCCACTGCGGGGATGTGTGGGTAGATAACTACCGGATCCCTGGCCATCGACAGGAAGAGCAGTTCTGGCTGGGCTATCACCACCAGGCCGCCGCGCTGCGGGAAGACCCGCCGTACGTGCCGATGCTCGAGCAGTAACCACCAACCGCCGCCTACAGGCCGACCAGGAAGCGAGGAAGTAGGACGATGACTCAGACGTGCTCGCAGTGCGCCAGGAAGATCGCTCCCTTCGCGGAGTTCCCGATGCCGCAGCATCAGGCTCCGGACGCTCTGTGCTGGCAGTGCTTCGAGGAGCAGCACCCCCAGCACGCTGAGACGTACATGGAGCTGTACGAGTGGAGCAAGAAGCTGATCAAGGCGAAAAACCCGCTGATCGGTGCGGACAAACGCAGCGACATCGAAGCCGTTCAGGTGGACACCCGGAAGGAGATGCTGGGCGGGTTTTACCACCTAGTCAGCGACAAGCTCTGGCGGATCTATCAGCGCCTGACCGGCTACGAGGAACCCGTCGAGTACGACGAGCTGACTCGTCTGGAGACCGCGATCGAAGAAATCGGGGAGGTTGCCCGGACGGTCCAGGAGGTGCTGGAGATGTCCGACGAGACATTTACCCGGATGCCGGTCAAGCAAGGCTGAGGAGCAGACACACGAATATGCCCCCGACACTCGTACAGGAGGAGCTCGCTGTGTGGGAAAAAGAGCTCCTTGGCGAGTGAGCAGGTGAGACGGGGGCGCTCCTATCGCCCCCGTCTCACCACCAAGGATAGGAGAGGCCGAGGTGGATCTGCGCATGAGCGAGAGGCGGGTGTGGTGTCGGGACTGTGGTGAGCGATCCCCGGTGGCGCGGGGGCGGTGCCTGCGCTGTTACAAGCGCGCCCGTGCGGGCACCGACACCGTTGCCCTGTCCCGCTATGGCCAGCCGGACGGGTACGGCTGGCACGGCATCCTCACCGAGGACGGCCAGCAGGTGCTCTGCCATGACTGCGGCCGGTGGGTGTCCGGACTTGGCATGCACGCCCGCGCGGCGCACGGCATGTCGGCAGCCGACTACCGTGCTGCGCACGGTCTGCCCGCGGGGCGGGGCCTGATCTCCAGCGAGGTCAGCCGGCAGCACTCGGAGCTGGCCCGTGCGCGTGTGGGCACCCGCGCGTGGGAGCGGTTCACCGCAGCTCGGGACCCGGTTGCCGCCTCGCAGGCGCGCGAGCATGCAGGGGTGTCGGCCTCGGCCGCGCTGCGGCAGCGTAGCGACATCGCCGCCAGCAACGGGCGTGCTGGCCGACGTGCTGCCGTGCGCTCCTGCCCGGTCTGCGCCGCCCAGTGGTGCCCCCTGCCCGGCGGATACGGGCGACGCACCTGCGGCTCGTCTGCGTGCCGCCGCGCCCGGGCTGCCGAGCGGGCCCGCGCGCAGCGGGAGGCCGCTCCGCAGCTGACCCCGCAGCAGCACAACACCCTGGCCACGCTGCGCGGCGACGAACTCCGCGCAGAAGTGCTGCGACTGAAACACCAGGTCGGGATCAGCCAACGCGCCATGGCCACCGCGATCGGCACGTCCCCCAACTCTCTGTCCCGGCTCGTCCGCGGAGACATCCCCGTCTCGCTGCGGTAGCACAGCCCCCGCCGAGGCTGTCCCGCGAAATTGCGGGTGCGCTCTTCCCTGCGGTGCTACGGTGTATGCGTTCCCCGCCGCGGCGGGGAGGGACCGTGGTCCTGTCTCGTGAGAGACGTTGGCCCCGCGCCAGCGGGGTTGATCCGTAGCTGTGCCTGACGGATGTCCCCACGGTCCCGGATTGGCCCCGCCTTGGCGGGGATGGTCCGTAGTCACGTCTTGCGGACGTGTTGGCCCCGCGCCAGCGGGGATAGACGCAGAACGTTTCGACCCCTCACGGGCGACCGTGGGGGGTCATTTTTGTGTCGTGGTGGGCACCCGTTTGACATCTCAGTGGGTACCCACTATTATTCTTCGTGTTGTCCCCCTCACTGTATGTGAGGCCGACAGACTGAGGAGATTCTGATGCTGGTTGTTACCGCTGACATGATCTGCGACCTGGTCAACTACAACCCGGGCCTGGAGGCCCGCGAGGTCGCGATCGCTCTCGGCGAGCAAGGCTGGGATGTCTGCGTCACCGTAAACGGCACTCCGGGGCCGGTGCTAATGACCGCCGAGGATGCCTACGCGTTTCTCGGTGGTGGGTCCGAGATGCTCGACGAGGAAGACGGCGACGAGCTCGCCGAAGCGCTGGCCACCCCGGATCCGAAAGACGCCCCGTGTGGTGCCTACCGGATTCCCCGCGAGGACGGCTCCCTCGGGGAGCCGGATCCCGAGGTGGATTACCGGGTCGTCGCCGGGGAGATGAGCCTGGCGGACGAGTTCAACGACCTGGATGAGCAGGGCTGGGACTGGGACGAGGCGTGGTGGTTCGACCTGGACCGGGCCACGAGACTGGTCGAGGAGATCCCCGGGGCCATCGACCGGGGTGCTGCCTACGAGCTGTGGCTGACCGAGGGCGGGTCCTATGTGGTGCGTACCCGCTCGATCGGGGCCGGTCACCCCGGCAGCCAGTGGTCCTACATGCCGGCCGAAGAGGCGTCCCGGTGGATGTATCGGCTTGAGGACGACCGCATCGACCATGACGCGCTGCCGCTGCTGATGCGTGCTGCCCGGAACGCGGCGGAGTTGGTCGAGCAGCTTGTCGTGCCCGAACTGCCAGCAATCGACCCGCAGGCTCGGCGCGCCGCGGCGCGACAGCGTGAAGACCAGGCCGCCGAGACGTTCGAACAGGCCCGTGTGCTGTCGGAGCTGCTGCGTAACACGGTGCTGGCCGATATCAAGCAAGCCCGGTTCGAGTCGGCGCGGGTGGTGCTGCGTGCCCACGACGGCGACCGGAACGCGGCCGGGGATGTGCTCGGGATCGCGGCCACGAACAAACTGCTCCAGTAACGACGCATCGACGAGACGTCGGGGCCGCCCGCGGGCGGCCCCGGTGAGGAGAACACCTGTGACTGAGACCGACACCGACACTGAGATGGGCCTCGATCTGGCCTGTGGCTGGCACGTGCTGCCGCTGGGCGGGCACCAGCAGTTGGCCCGGCACGTGGATCGGTGGCTCATCCCGACCCCCGATGCCTACCAGGAGGCTCAAACGCTGCTGGCCATGACCTACGCCACCCCGCTCCGAGAACGGGAAACCGTACTCGCCCAGGCTGGTCAGCTGGCACGTGCCTACGGACGGCACCTCGCCGGGAACACAGACCTGTCGGACGCGGCCGCGGTGCGCGTGGGCACCGTTCCGCTGGCCGGGTACCTGGCGGTGCTGTGCGTACAGGAACACCGCCGCGCCGACGACGACCTCGACCCGCTGCTGCTCGAGCACGTCGAGGCGGTCCGACACAGCCTGTGGCCACCGGACGGCCCGGTCCGCCCCGACCGGGACGCGATGCAGGCAGGCCAGCAGCTGCACCGGCACGTTCGGCAGCTGGGCTACGACCGCAGCCCATTCGGCGAAATCGCCGCGATCGCCCTCAAAGGAGCAGATTCCTACACCATCGCGATCCACCACCTGGTGCGCTCGCTGATCCACCGCCCCTCGATCGACGACCGCGAAATCAACCGAGACTACGCCCACCCAGCCTGGCACCGGCTCGTGCAACGAGCCTGACATGCATAACCGCAGCGCAGTACCGAACACGAACGAGGAGGACACCATGAGTTCGAGGACGTTCCAAGCCACACTGGACGGGAATCCGGTCAGCATCACGAGTGCCGGCGGGCACCACGACGGGCGGGGCCTCCACACGGCGTGGCAGGTCCACGACGAGCACGGACACAGCCTGGGGATGCTGGTCACCTCCGCAGTAGAGGGCTGGCGACTGGCGCATCCGGAGGCATGGTCGAGGAAGCTCGTATGTGTCGCGGCCACCAATGAGTTCCCACCGCACCGGAGGGGCAGCTACCCCCGAGAGCAGGTAGAGCCTCTCAACGGTGCCGCTGGGGAACTGCGACAGGTTCGAAAGGTGCAGGAGACCACTCCGCCATGTTCTCCTCGCGCCGAGGAGACGCTGCGGGCATGCGTGCAGCGGTTCGTCCACGCACGCCATCATGACGACCGCGGCCGAACGGTCCTGCACCTCAGCGAAGGATGGGACCAGGCAGTAACGTTGCCTGCCGCGATGACCCCCTATCGGGACCACGTCACCGTCTCCGACCTGGGGCGCATCCTCCACGAGCACGGATGGCAGTGGGACACCAGGCTCACTGCGTGGGCGTGGGCCGGGAAACCGGCCGAGAACGCGACGGAGGAATCCCCCGAGTCGGCCACCGCGGAAGCCGACCTCGACTGGGACGCGTGGACACGCGACTACCTCGCCTCGGTAGGCGGTGAAGAGAATCTGGCCGAGTGGGAACGAGCTCTGCTCGACCTGTGACAGGGGTGCGGTGGCCAGGTAAGACGGGGGCGCTCCTATCGCCCCCGTCTCACCACCGAGGATAGGAGAAAAATGAGTGTTAACTACTACGTCCGCCAGGTAGGAGAGACTGGTGAGGGGCTCCACATCGGCAAGCATGTCGGTGGGCGGGAGTTCCTGTTTCGAGCGCATCCGACCATCCGGTGCTGCGCAGACTGGTATGAGTACCTGTCCCAACCGGCCATGGAGATTGTGGCCGAGAGCGGCTACACGGTCCCGCTGGAAGAGTTCTGGAGTAAGGCCACTACCCGCCCTGCTGACGTCGGTGGGCCTCATGCGATGCGGTCGGCGCTGCCACCGTGGCCCCGACACGACCAGTTCCGGGACCGCGAGCATCGCGGGGTGCCCTTCGCTGACTATGAGTTCTGCTGATCTCGTGTCTCGTGGACACCGAGCTGATCCTCGGCGGCCACGTTTGTGTCCGGAAGGGTCACCCGGTCAGCCAGCTGCTCCATTCCTCCGGATCGGTGCCGACGTCGGTGGGGATGCCTAATTGCTGCAGCGCTCCGGGGTAGGTTCGTTCGTAGACGGCGTTGATGGTGGTGGCCACGGTGGGCTCGCGTAGCAGCCACGGGGCGGGCAGTCTACGGCACCACAAGGTGGGGTTGTCCTCGTCCGCATCGTCAGGCACTGTCAGTTCCCCATCGAGCACCCTGCGGCGTAGGAGACCGTCGACCAGTTCGCGGCGACGGCGGAACTGTTGCTCGAGCGGTTCCTGTGATACTTCGAGGTCCCGATTGATCAGGTTCCACATGTCCCATGCCGGAGCCAGCGGGACGATCTCGACGGAGGCGGCCAGCCATGGCAGCCCGAGCATGCGGGCGGTATGGATGCGGTGGGCTCCGTTCACACCGAGACGGTAGAGGGGGCCAGCCCAGGCGGGAATGCAGATCAGGCTGATCGTGTCACGCACGAAGAACTTCCGGGTGAATTCCTCGAGGTCATCGTCGTTGCTGTTGGCTAGCGCAGCGACGATGGTGTGCGGCACTCGAGGCCGGTGGGTGCCGAACTCTCCCCACCGGGAATGCCCGGTTGCAACCACCAGTCGCGCGGGCACCCACTGCACGGTGTTGGCGAAACCGCCGTGATCGAGGTTAGCCGGCTTGGCTGCCTGTTCGGGAAACCAGTTCTTGTCGACGAGTTGCGGTTCGGTGGCGTTGAGCTCGGCGGCACGTTCGGCGAGATACTCGGCAACGTTTCGACTGACGAGCTCGTCGCGGGCTGCCGCACAGGCGGTGAGATGGTCCGCATAGGCCGGGCTTTGGGAATGCACGATCTCGGCGAGGCGAGGCCCCTCAAGCGACACATCCGAGTCGTCGTTCAACGGAGCCCACGGCAACGGGGACGGCGGCAACGGTGGGTCACAGACGACCGTGGGGGGCGACTGGTGGTGAACATAGGTAGCCAGCGTGTTGATCGCCGACTGCAGTGTCGGGGCATGGCCCCAGAAGCGCGCTGGCCCGTTTCCGCCGTTGTCCGGACGCGTGGCGAGAAAACCTCCTCCGTGCTCGCGATACTCAATCGTCCAGGGCTCTGTCCCCTGCTGGACCGGCTTGTGATCACACGCGAAGGCCAGTTCCGCATCGACCTTCTCGGCACGGCGAATATTCACCCGAGTGCGCAGAATTTCCAGGTCATCGCCCTCCTCGACGACGAGCCCATCCACACCTTGGGCCTCGCATATCAGCGAGTGCGCCTCACGGAGTCTCGTCAGTAGGGCCCGGGCATCGCTGTCGAGGTCGTCGAGATCGAAAAACAGGTGCTCATCGCGCAGGGTCTGGCTGATCTGCCCTGCCGATGCAGCTGCCTTCGCCAGGCTGCGCCCAATGTAGCCCCAATCCGGCCCTTCGCGTGTGGCCGTTTCCTCCGGCTGCACAGCTGATTCGGCGTCCCTGGCCGGGGCCGTGTTCGCGCTGGCAGGCTGAGCCAGAACATTCGCCAGACGCGCGCGTTCACGCTGGGGCAGCCATCGCGTGCCCGCCACGACGAGAGCCACCACCAGCGCGACCAGGACGCGTCGCAGGTGCACACCTCGGGACAGCCCTTCCTTGAGGGTGACGCAGCCTGCGGGCGGCGCTACCGCACAAGCAGGACACGCATGATCAACAACGGTCATGTACTCACCGTAGAAGACATGCCCGACTCGCAGGAGCCTTGCCAAGACTCCGATGCGATTCAGCCGTCGTCTCGGGAAAAACCGGGCCACACTGCGGAAACGCTGGCCCGGCATCGAACAACAATCCACCCCACTACGCTGGCTCCACGAGCACGCCACACCGTGGCGGCAGACGCTGCGTGCTCTCCTGGACGAGATCGACACCGGTTCGCACCCACTGCCGCCTCGACTGCGAGAAACCACCCGCACACTCCGCCACGCCCTGGATGACACCAGTTGGCAGGCTCTGCTCGACACCCCCGAGCAGATGCGTAGCCTGCTGGGACAACTCACCAGCACCGAACAGGACCGGCCTGCCGCGCGAGATGCTCACGCCCTGCTGGCCGACTACGACAACGTGTCCGGAAAGGCCAGCAATGACCAGTGAACTGCTCAAGCGAGCCTGCAACGGTGCCTCAGCCCTGAAGGTGGTGGGCCAGCTGCGGTCGCTGGGACACGTGTGCACCCCGCAGGAGTGGGAGTCACTGCTGGTTGGCGCGGGCCGCGACTACGGGCCGGTCTTGCTACAGAAATCCTGGGCATACCAGGTCATCACGCAGGAGATCGTGGCCGCTTCCATCGGCGGTATCTGGGCCATGGCCGAATACCCGAACCAGCAGCTGCCGCCGAATACCTGGCGAGACCTGTTCCAGGTGGCGGGCTATACCGTGGATGGTTCTCCTGCCAGTCGTCCGGAAACAGCACTGGAACTGTGGCGTGGCAGCATTGTCCGACGACGTCGAGATTGGTCCTGGACTAGCAACCGCCAGGTAGCCGAACGTTACGCCCGCGGCGCCTACGGCCGCCCGGCCGGGACCCTTTACCGCGTCTGGTGCCGCCGAATGCCCTATTGG
Coding sequences within:
- a CDS encoding relaxase/mobilization nuclease domain-containing protein yields the protein MIAKSTGRGSRVRGLLEYLWGEGRANEHENPRIVAAWDATFVREPGATMDAFDRKLLAYEMEGPMRIAGIEPGQHVYHVPVSLHVDDGQLSDEQWRQMAEHAAEELGLTAGPRRSPAPWFAMRHGKGAGGQDHMHFVAVVYRESGHKASVHNDAYVWQTVRHAAEERWNLTRTRVRGGGVPDHKRGELERATREGREEPAKTILARTVRTAATAARDEADFVGRVRQSGVLIRPRWQSGGQQHAVGYSVALRPPQGAETVWYGGGKLADDLSLSALRAQWPEPSQDQRAEAVTAWLPASQRQAQRRQLQEQAWQAAADTTTEVRASMGRIAPEDEVTWSAVTRDAAGALGALAERVPPEQRQQLRRAASALGRSAQTDRRGYRGCRSAESSPLAGVVRTAADARQASRGGPYGAATLVMQLGRLVRSAESAYRSSGRAVQAARAASAAEDMLTYLQAVRPTQGVQPAQSLQHQVQQQPRKNRGGDDRER
- a CDS encoding MucR family transcriptional regulator → MSERRVWCRDCGERSPVARGRCLRCYKRARAGTDTVALSRYGQPDGYGWHGILTEDGQQVLCHDCGRWVSGLGMHARAAHGMSAADYRAAHGLPAGRGLISSEVSRQHSELARARVGTRAWERFTAARDPVAASQAREHAGVSASAALRQRSDIAASNGRAGRRAAVRSCPVCAAQWCPLPGGYGRRTCGSSACRRARAAERARAQREAAPQLTPQQHNTLATLRGDELRAEVLRLKHQVGISQRAMATAIGTSPNSLSRLVRGDIPVSLR
- a CDS encoding 3'-5' exonuclease, which codes for MEDPVLRRGRQGLPVYRAGQAPAGLATRRQLRAAGLSTAGLRAAGWLHYSPWHGICALYEQASARPRREVTERQRAALAAGRRRAHETECVDCAERLPWHPTWGRRSERRCRSCELARRERRHQAMLDRDRQRAAQWAREVLADEHTVLLDSETTGLYGHLVEIAVVAASGAVLLDRLVHPGESIPPEATEIHGIDDEQVATAPAFAELEARLAAVLHGRRVITYNTTFDMAVLERELDRLFRATRPGEVVDPHEQHPATTRWMDQAEWECAMRTHAQWYGAWHPGWGSYTWQPLGGDHRALGDCRTVLTRLHEMAAAWSPDPAG
- the mobC gene encoding plasmid mobilization relaxosome protein MobC produces the protein MPRRRQRDGVPRPNRITVRLSDTEWETIAARAAVQQQAMSAYIAERSQEPLQPPGEASGGGGLTPAQLRGLTAELYALKRILDNAGNNLNQLTKAANATGEVQAEALHHADRISRTLPRLDAFVSSLRKWVDT